The following are encoded together in the Platichthys flesus chromosome 9, fPlaFle2.1, whole genome shotgun sequence genome:
- the angptl3 gene encoding angiopoietin-related protein 3, whose product MMKLFWLLLLLLADFTTAVHLKTSGREEQTTLQPTQHPHASTTGPSPTEAKSRFAMLDDVRLLANGLLQLGQSLREFVHKTKAQINDIFQKLNIFDRSFYQLSVVTSEIKEEEMELKKTTNYLKANNEEIKNLSLEINSKINGIIHERTKLQSKVGNLEERLKGLSQSLVPAEQLSEITTLRDVIDAQERTITNLLKAVKEQHDQLDHQKVKIKNLEEKLSYDSFQDTVDKPADSDPAAQNMFEYLTVNSTGLDTNDLPVDCSELYSKGEANSGVYVIKPNRSEPFNVYCELGSDGGSTVIQHRIDGSVDFDQTWEKYEEGFGDLEKDFWLGLKKIHSLAQQGASILRIDLEDWKEEKHWAEYSFSLDGRSKDYTLHVSHFSGSLPNAIANITDTRFSTKDRNNMSQQKNFCTRNYSGGWWFNGCGETNLNGRYLWLRAKGRSARRKGIHWKPGTGPSYSLRMTKITLRPAQTPNTYN is encoded by the exons ATGATGAAGCTGTTctggctgttgctgctgctgcttgctgATTTCACCACTGCAGTCCATTTGAAAACCTCAGGTAGAGAAGAGCAAACCACCTTGCAACCCACGCAGCATCCCCACGCCTCAACCACAGGACCGAGCCCCACTGAGGCAAAGTCACGCTTCGCCATGCTGGACGATGTCCGGCTACTTGCAAACGGCCTCCTGCAGCTGGGCCAGAGTTTGCGGGAGTTCGTCCACAAGACCAAGGCCCAGATCAACGACATTTTTCAAAAGCTGAACATTTTTGACCGCTCGTTCTACCAGCTCTCCGTTGTCACGTCAGAGatcaaggaggaggagatggagctgaagaagacCACCAACTATTTGAAGGCTAACAATGAGGAGATCAAGAACCTGTCGCTGGAGATCAACTCCAAGATCAACGGCATCATCCACGAGCGCACGAAGTTGCAGAGCAAGGTGGGGAACCTGGAGGAGAGGCTGAAGGGGCTGTCACAGAGCTTGGTCCCTGCTGAACAGCTCAGTGAAATCACAACACTCAGG GATGTGATTGACGCACAAGAGAGAACGATCACCAATCTGCTGAAAGCTGTGAAAGAGCAGCACGATCAACTTGACCACCAGAAGGTCAAGATTAAAAACCTGGAGGAAAAG CTAAGCTATGACAGTTTTCAAGATACAGTCGATAAGCCAGCGGATTCAGACCCTGCAGCTCAGAATATGTTTGAGTATCTGACAGTAAACTCAACTGGCCTGGACACAAACG ACCTCCCCGTGGACTGCAGTGAGCTGTATAGCAAAGGAGAGGCCAACAGTGGAGTCTATGTTATCAAGCCAAACCGATCAGAGCCATTCAACGTGTATTGCGAATTGGGTTCAG ATGGTGGCTCAACTGTCATCCAGCACAGGATCGATGGCTCAGTGGATTTTGACCAGACATGGGAGAAATATGAGGAAGGTTTTGGAGACCTGGAAA AGGACTTCTGGCTGGGCTTGAAGAAGATCCACAGTCTCGCCCAGCAGGGAGCTTCCATCCTACGTATTGATTTGGAGGActggaaggaggagaagcacTGGGCTGAGTACAGCTTCTCATTGGACGGTCGCTCAAAGGACTACACCCTTCACGTCAGCCATTTCTCTGGAAGCCTGCCGAACGCCATAGCCAACATAACCGACACGAGATTCTCCACTAAAGACAGAAATAACATGAGCCAGCAAAAGAACTTCTGCACTCGCAATTACTCAG GTGGTTGGTGGTTCAATGGCTGCGGAGAGACCAACCTCAATGGAAGGTATTTGTGGCTGAGGGCAAAGGGACGCTCTGCGAGGAGGAAGGGCATTCACTGGAAGCCAGGCACCGGGCCCTCGTATTCCCTCCGGATGACCAAGATCACTCTGCGACCAGCCCAAACTCCTAACACCTACAACTGA